A portion of the Mustela erminea isolate mMusErm1 chromosome 19, mMusErm1.Pri, whole genome shotgun sequence genome contains these proteins:
- the TSNAXIP1 gene encoding translin-associated factor X-interacting protein 1 isoform X7, translating into MRAEERYEISILKREKMNLLKLIDKKNEEKISLQSEVSKLRKNLAEEYLRYLSERDARKILIADLNELRYQREDMSLAQSPGIWGEDPVKLTLALKMARQDLTRTQMELNTMKANFGDVVPRRDFEMQEKTNKDLQEQLDSLRSDYEEVCKEHEILLQLHMTTLKERDQFHSELQEIQRTSTPRPDWSKCEDVVAGGPDRWQKLAEGKNSDQLVDVLLEEIGEGLLREKDFFPGLGYGEAIPPFLRYDGFVENKKPSKKDVINLLKDAWKQRLVEEKEKFPDFFFSFLEHRFGPSEAMAWAYTIFENIKLFRSNEVMSQFYAVLMGKRSESVYIKQKETVAQLLKEMTNADSQNEGVITMENLSTVLKSNFPFKKEEKIQELMEAGGWHPNSSNADLLNYRSLFIEDEEGQSMPFVQKLWEQYVDEKDEYLQELKQELGLELYDEVTLPRLREALMNIDPGLDKQTLNGYLSRAFQLPMTELPEEGEEKEEGIVVRLKIALERLQMTDIRRMGSREQEPTS; encoded by the exons ATGAGGGCTGAGGAGAGATATGAAATCTCCAtactgaagagagagaagatgaattTGCTAAAACTCATTGACAAAAAGAACGAGGAGAAGATCTCATTGCAGAGCGAG GTATCCAAACTGAGAAAGAATTTAGCTGAGGAGTACCTGCGCTACCTCAGCGAGCGAGACGCCCGCAAGATCCTCATTGCAGACCTGAATGAGCTGCGGTACCAGAGGGAGGACATGTCACTAGCCCAGTCCCCAG GCATCTGGGGGGAGGACCCCGTGAAGTTAACACTGGCTCTGAAGATGGCCCGGCAAGACCTGACCCGCACGCAGATGGAACTCAACACCATGAAGGCCAACTTTGGAGATGTGGTGCCCAGGAGGGACTTTGAAATGCAGGAGAAGACCAACAAGGATCTGCAGGAGCAG CTGGACAGCCTGAGAAGTGACTATGAAGAGGTCTGCAAGGAGCACGAGATACTGCTGCAGTTGCACATGACCACACTGAAAGAGCGGGACCAGTTTCATTCTGAGCTCCAGGAGATCCAGCGTACCTCTACGCCACGGCCTGACTGGAGCAAGTGCGAAG ATGTGGTGGCTGGGGGCCCAGATCGCTGGCAAAAGCTGGCTGAGGGCAAGAACAGTGACCAGCTGGTGGATGTACTCCTGGAGGAGATTGGCGAGGGGCTGCTCCGGGAGAAAGACTTCTTTCCTGGTCTG GGCTATGGGGAAGCCATCCCTCCTTTCCTTCGATATGATGGCTTTGTGGAGAACAAGAAGCCAAGCAAGAAGGATGTGATAAACCTCCTCAAGGATGCCTGGAAACAACGTCTTGTTGAGGAG aaagagaaattcccagatttcttcttcagtttcctggAGCATCGCTTTGGACCTAGTGAAGCCATGGCTTGGGCTTACaccatttttgaaaatatcaagCTCTTCCGCTCTAATGAGGTCATGAGTCAGTTCTATGCAGTCTTGATGGGAAAG AGGAGTGAGAGTGTATACATCAAGCAAAAGGAGACAGTGGCACAGCTGCTGAAGGAGATGACAAATGCCGACAGTCAGAATGAGGGGGTGATAACCATGGAGAACTTAAG CACAGTCCTCAAGAGCAACTTCCCtttcaagaaggaagagaaaattcaggAGTTGATGGAGGCAGGAGGCTGGCATCCCAACAGCAGCAATGCAGACTTGCTGAACTACCGCTCGTTATTCATAGAG GATGAAGAGGGCCAGAGTATGCCCTTTGTACAAAAGCTGTGGGAACAGTACGTGGAtgaaaaggatgaatacctacagGAACTAAAACAGGAACTGGGCCTAGAACT CTATGATGAAGTAACCCTACCCAGGCTACGTGAAGCCCTGATGAACATTGATCCCGGGCTAGACAAGCAGACCCTAAATGGCTACTTGAGCCGGGCCTTCCAGCTCCCCATGACAGAACTGCCTGAGGAGggtgaagagaaggaagaaggcattGTGGTACGGCTCAAGATTGCCCTGGAACGGCTTCAGATGACTGACATCAGGCGCATGGGGTCTCGAGAGCAGGAGCCTACAAGCTAG
- the TSNAXIP1 gene encoding translin-associated factor X-interacting protein 1 isoform X5, which produces MSPRVASPQLRECSSWRPGPSGSESCQFSIGDQLSPWPTYTTDQTILHNRKPCSYDYRKRAGSWQKQPLGITKPRYLEQLENYLRKELLLLDLSTDSTQELRLQPYREIFEFFIEDFKTYKPLLSSIKNAYEVMLAYQREKIRALEPLKAKLVTVNEDCNERILAMRAEERYEISILKREKMNLLKLIDKKNEEKISLQSEVSKLRKNLAEEYLRYLSERDARKILIADLNELRYQREDMSLAQSPGIWGEDPVKLTLALKMARQDLTRTQMELNTMKANFGDVVPRRDFEMQEKTNKDLQEQLDSLRSDYEEVCKEHEILLQLHMTTLKERDQFHSELQEIQRTSTPRPDWSKCEDVVAGGPDRWQKLAEGKNSDQLVDVLLEEIGEGLLREKDFFPGLGYGEAIPPFLRYDGFVENKKPSKKDVINLLKDAWKQRLVEEKEKFPDFFFSFLEHRFGPSEAMAWAYTIFENIKLFRSNEVMSQFYAVLMGKRSESVYIKQKETVAQLLKEMTNADSQNEGVITMENLSTVLKSNFPFKKEEKIQELMEAGGWHPNSSNADLLNYRSLFIEDEEGQSMPFVQKLWEQYVDEKDEYLQELKQELGLELYDEVTLPRLREALMNIDPGLDKQTLNGYLSRAFQLPMTELPEEGEEKEEGIVVRLKIALERLQMTDIRRMGSREQEPTS; this is translated from the exons ATGTCTCCCAGAGTAGCTTCTCCCCAGTTAAGGGAGTGCAGCTCATGGAGGCCAGGCCCATCAGGCTCTgag TCCTGTCAGTTCTCCATTGGTGACCAACTGTCCCCATGGCCCACATACACCACTGATCAGACCATTCTGCATAATCGAAAGCCCTGTTCATATGATTATCGGAAACGAGCAGG TAGCTGGCAGAAGCAGCCCCTGGGCATTACTAAGCCGAGGTACCTGGAGCAGCTAGAGAACTACCTGCGCAAGGAGCTCCTCCTGCTGGACCTGAGCACAGATTCTACCCAGGAGCTGAGGCTGCAG CCTTACAGAGAAATCTTTGAGTTCTTCATAGAGGACTTTAAAACATACAAGCCATTACTATCCTCCATCAAGAATGCGTATGAGGTGATGCTGG CCTACCAGAGGGAGAAGATTCGGGCTCTGGAGCCCCTGAAGGCCAAGCTTGTCACTGTGAATGAGGACTGCAATGAGAGAATCCTGGCCATGAGGGCTGAGGAGAGATATGAAATCTCCAtactgaagagagagaagatgaattTGCTAAAACTCATTGACAAAAAGAACGAGGAGAAGATCTCATTGCAGAGCGAG GTATCCAAACTGAGAAAGAATTTAGCTGAGGAGTACCTGCGCTACCTCAGCGAGCGAGACGCCCGCAAGATCCTCATTGCAGACCTGAATGAGCTGCGGTACCAGAGGGAGGACATGTCACTAGCCCAGTCCCCAG GCATCTGGGGGGAGGACCCCGTGAAGTTAACACTGGCTCTGAAGATGGCCCGGCAAGACCTGACCCGCACGCAGATGGAACTCAACACCATGAAGGCCAACTTTGGAGATGTGGTGCCCAGGAGGGACTTTGAAATGCAGGAGAAGACCAACAAGGATCTGCAGGAGCAG CTGGACAGCCTGAGAAGTGACTATGAAGAGGTCTGCAAGGAGCACGAGATACTGCTGCAGTTGCACATGACCACACTGAAAGAGCGGGACCAGTTTCATTCTGAGCTCCAGGAGATCCAGCGTACCTCTACGCCACGGCCTGACTGGAGCAAGTGCGAAG ATGTGGTGGCTGGGGGCCCAGATCGCTGGCAAAAGCTGGCTGAGGGCAAGAACAGTGACCAGCTGGTGGATGTACTCCTGGAGGAGATTGGCGAGGGGCTGCTCCGGGAGAAAGACTTCTTTCCTGGTCTG GGCTATGGGGAAGCCATCCCTCCTTTCCTTCGATATGATGGCTTTGTGGAGAACAAGAAGCCAAGCAAGAAGGATGTGATAAACCTCCTCAAGGATGCCTGGAAACAACGTCTTGTTGAGGAG aaagagaaattcccagatttcttcttcagtttcctggAGCATCGCTTTGGACCTAGTGAAGCCATGGCTTGGGCTTACaccatttttgaaaatatcaagCTCTTCCGCTCTAATGAGGTCATGAGTCAGTTCTATGCAGTCTTGATGGGAAAG AGGAGTGAGAGTGTATACATCAAGCAAAAGGAGACAGTGGCACAGCTGCTGAAGGAGATGACAAATGCCGACAGTCAGAATGAGGGGGTGATAACCATGGAGAACTTAAG CACAGTCCTCAAGAGCAACTTCCCtttcaagaaggaagagaaaattcaggAGTTGATGGAGGCAGGAGGCTGGCATCCCAACAGCAGCAATGCAGACTTGCTGAACTACCGCTCGTTATTCATAGAG GATGAAGAGGGCCAGAGTATGCCCTTTGTACAAAAGCTGTGGGAACAGTACGTGGAtgaaaaggatgaatacctacagGAACTAAAACAGGAACTGGGCCTAGAACT CTATGATGAAGTAACCCTACCCAGGCTACGTGAAGCCCTGATGAACATTGATCCCGGGCTAGACAAGCAGACCCTAAATGGCTACTTGAGCCGGGCCTTCCAGCTCCCCATGACAGAACTGCCTGAGGAGggtgaagagaaggaagaaggcattGTGGTACGGCTCAAGATTGCCCTGGAACGGCTTCAGATGACTGACATCAGGCGCATGGGGTCTCGAGAGCAGGAGCCTACAAGCTAG